A window from Triticum aestivum cultivar Chinese Spring chromosome 6D, IWGSC CS RefSeq v2.1, whole genome shotgun sequence encodes these proteins:
- the LOC123141988 gene encoding L-type lectin-domain containing receptor kinase SIT2-like, which yields MTNMKRVSFLPPLLLPLFGLAFATFAAGDDQFIFSGFTQSSLALDGGAVVTQGGLLDMSNGTNNIKSHALYPTPLRFRNSSGGKVQSFSATIVFCIVGAYPGVSANGLAFFIAPSKNFSDAQLTQYFGILKPNNNDNLFVIEVDTFQNPDMQDINDNHIGIDINSVLSLQSHEAGFYEDSSGVFKNLTLNAQIELQLWVDYEEEETRINVTLAPLHMGKPSRPLLSAAYDLSAVLTDTAYIGFSSTAEIMNTRHYVLGWSFGMNGQAAPSIDISKLPKVPRLRQRAQSKLLAIILPIATAALIISVGTVVILMVRRRRRYSEVREDWEGEFGPHRFSYKDLFQATQGFKSKNLVGAGGFGEVYKGVLRLSKKEIAVKKMSHESRQGMKEFITEVVSIGKLRHRNLVQLLGYCRRKGELMLVYDYMSNGSLDKYIHYQEDDKPTLNWAQRFQVIKGIATGLLYLHEKWEKVVIHRDIKASNVLLDDEMNGRLGDFGLARLYDHGADPQSTHMVGTMGYLAPELVRTGKASPRTDVYAFGMFLLEVTCGQKPMKQDAEGNQVFLVDWVLEHWNNRLLSKTVDARLQGDYGVDEACLVLKIGLLCMHPFPGSRPSMREVTQYLDGETPLPELKTTQLSVDMQGLMQDNGFNTSVMSYPQLMSSFGAVSDLSGGR from the coding sequence ATGACCAATATGAAGCGTGTGTCATTCCTTCCACCCCTCCTCCTTCCCCTATTTGGCCTTGCCTTCGCAACCTTTGCCGCCGGCGATGACCAGTTCATCTTCTCCGGCTTCACACAATCCAGCCTAGCCCTTGACGGCGGTGCCGTGGTCACACAAGGAGGCCTCCTTGATATGTCCAACGGCACAAACAATATCAAAAGCCATGCTCTTTACCCTACTCCTTTGCGCTTCCGCAATTCATCCGGTGGTAAAGTGCAATCATTCTCGGCCACCATCGTCTTTTGTATCGTCGGCGCATACCCTGGCGTGAGCGCTAATGGCCTGGCCTTCTTCATCGCTCCAAGCAAGAATTTCTCGGATGCACAGCTGACGCAGTACTTTGGGATCCTGAAACCGAACAACAATGACAACCTCTTTGTTATCGAGGTTGACACCTTCCAGAACCCCGACATGCAAGACATCAACGACAACCACATCGGCATCGACATCAACAGCGTTTTGTCCTTGCAATCTCACGAGGCTGGCTTCTATGAGGACTCTAGTGGCGTCTTCAAGAACTTGACGCTGAATGCTCAAATAGAGCTGCAGCTGTGGGTGGACTATGAGGAGGAGGAAACAAGGATCAATGTGACCTTGGCTCCACTTCATATGGGAAAACCCTCGAGGCCACTGTTGTCCGCAGCCTATGACCTCTCAGCCGTGCTTACAGACACGGCGTATATTGGTTTCTCATCCACGGCTGAAATTATGAACACCCGTCATTATGTTCTTGGATGGAGCTTTGGCATGAACGGTCAAGCAGCTCCGTCCATTGACATCTCCAAGCTTCCAAAGGTGCCTCGTCTACGACAAAGGGCCCAGTCCAAGCTCTTGGCGATCATCCTCCCCATAGCCACTGCAGCACTGATAATCTCTGTCGGCACCGTTGTCATTCTGATGGTGCGAAGAAGACGAAGGTATAGTGAGGTGCGCGAGGATTGGGAGGGCGAGTTCGGTCCACACCGATTCTCGTACAAGGATTTATTCCAGGCCACACAAGGATTTAAGAGCAAGAACCTAGTTGGAGCAGGAGGGTTCGGGGAGGTTTACAAAGGGGTGCTTCGGTTGTCCAAGAAGGAGATCGCGGTCAAGAAGATGTCCCATGAGTCAAGACaagggatgaaggagttcatcaccgaggtTGTCAGCATCGGCAAGCTGCGACATCGCAACCTAGTGCAGCTACTTGGTTACTGCAGGCGGAAAGGTGAGCTGATGTTGGTGTACGACTACATGTCAAATGGCAGCCTCGACAAATACATACACTATCAAGAGGACGACAAGCCCACCTTAAATTGGGCTCAGAGGTTTCAGGTCATCAAGGGTATCGCTACCGGCTTGCTCTACCTCCACGAGAAGTGGGAGAAAGTCGTGATCCACCGAGACATCAAGGCAAGCAACGTCCTCCTCGACGATGAGATGAACGGCCGGCTCGGTGACTTCGGCCTTGCCCGGTTATATGATCATGGCGCCGATCCACAGAGCACACACATGGTGGGCACGATGGGGTACCTTGCCCCCGAGCTAGTGCGCACAGGCAAGGCGTCCCCTCGCACCGACGTGTATGCCTTCGGCATGTTTCTTCTCGAAGTTACATGCGGGCAAAAGCCTATGAAGCAAGATGCAGAGGGAAATCAGGTTTTCTTGGTCGACTGGGTCCTGGAGCACTGGAACAACCGGCTGCTTAGCAAGACGGTGGACGCACGGCTCCAGGGCGACTACGGCGTTGACGAAGCGTGCCTCGTGCTGAAGATAGGACTTCTGTGCATGCACCCCTTTCCTGGTTCAAGGCCAAGCATGCGAGAAGTCACGCAGTACCTCGACGGCGAGACCCCGCTGCCGGAGCTGAAGACGACGCAGCTGAGCGTGGACATGCAGGGGTTGATGCAGGACAACGGATTCAACACTTCTGTCATGTCTTATCCCCAGCTGATGTCCAGCTTTGGGGCAGTGTCCGACCTCTCTGGAGGACGATGA
- the LOC123145862 gene encoding L-type lectin-domain containing receptor kinase SIT2-like — translation MSGIKHLSFLLFKLLLSLGLSVAPPFVAADEHQFSYSGFSNTSLTLDGAASVTPNGLLMLTNGTSRSMGRAFYPDPLRFHNLSNGAVQSFCVSFVFAMVSIYKDLSSNGIAMFIAPSKNLSTAMRMQYLGLLSNQNDGNQTNHIFAIELDTFQNWELQDMNDNHVGIDINSLRSIQSHDAGFYHDKNGTFQSLSLDSQEVMQVWVDYHGEKMQIDATMAPLGMAKPTRPIVSANYNLSSVLTDVAYIGFSSAEGKITKHYVLGWSFGMNSPAPAINLTMLPKLPLGPRSKGGRRRLWVLEIILPLATAALILSVAAVVSLLVRRHFRYAEVRDDWEVEYGPHRFSYKDLFRATEGFDNKNLLGTGGFGRVYRGELSRSKLMVAVKRVSHDSRQGMKEFIAEIVSIGRLQNPNLVHLLGYCRRQGELLLVYEYMPKGSLDKYLYGEVDNSTLSWDQRIWIIRGIASALIYLHEEWEKVVVHRDIKASNVLLDDELNARLGDFGLARLYDHGVEQETTRVVGTIGYIAPELARTGKGTPLTDVFAFGVFILEVTCGQRPIMQSTQDEQVMLVDWALEHVQQGSLDDAIDIRLKGQYNVSEAHLALKLGLLCSHPFACARPSMRQVIQYLDGHIEPPQLPAHQSFQALALMQNEGFDSYIMSYPSSKSVGTMSSISGGR, via the coding sequence ATGTCTGGCATAAAGCATCTCTCCTTTCTGCTATTCAAGCTACTACTCTCTCTTGGCCTCAGCGTGGCACCACCCTTCGTCGCCGCCGATGAGCACCAGTTCAGCTACTCCGGCTTTTCCAACACTAGCCTCACCCTCGACGGTGCGGCCTCGGTCACACCCAACGGGTTGCTTATGCTTACCAATGGCACGTCCAGGAGCATGGGGCGTGCCTTCTACCCTGATCCGCTGCGCTTCCACAATTTGTCCAATGGGGCTGTACAGTCCTTCTGCGTCTCATTCGTCTTCGCCATGGTCTCCATCTACAAGGACTTGAGCAGCAATGGCATCGCCATGTTCATTGCGCCGAGCAagaatttgtccacggcgatgcGGATGCAGTACTTGGGCCTTCTCAGCAATCAGAATGATGGCAATCAGACAAACCACATCTTCGCAATCGAGCTAGACACCTTCCAGAACTGGGAGCTCCAAGACATGAATGACAACCATGTTGGCATTGACATCAACAGTCTCCGCTCCATACAATCCCATGATGCCGGTTTCTACCATGACAAGAATGGCACCTTCCAGAGTTTGAGTCTCGATAGCCAAGAGGTGATGCAGGTCTGGGTGGACTACCATGGAGAGAAGATGCAGATCGACGCCACCATGGCTCCTCTCGGCATGGCCAAACCTACAAGACCAATAGTATCAGCCAACTACAACCTCTCAAGCGTGCTCACAGATGTGGCATACATCGGCTTCTCATCTGCAGAAGGCAAGATAACGAAGCACTATGTGCTCGGTTGGAGTTTTGGCATGAACAGTCCTGCTCCAGCTATCAATCTCACCATGCTGCCAAAACTACCCCTTGGTCCTCGTAGCAAGGGTGGTCGACGTCGTCTCTGGGTATTGGAGATCATTCTACCACTAGCAACGGCAGCACTCATCCTGTCTGTGGCTGCCGTTGTTTCCCTACTTGTGCGGAGGCATTTCAGGTATGCAGAAGTACGTGACGACTGGGAGGTCGAATACGGCCCACACCGCTTCTCGTACAAGGATTTGTTCCGTGCAACAGAAGGATTTGACAACAAAAACCTCCTAGGGACCGGAGGATTTGGAAGAGTATACAGAGGAGAGCTGTCAAGGTCCAAACTAATGGTAGCTGTAAAGAGGGTGTCGCATGACTCCAGGCAAGGCATGAAGGAATTCATAGCAGAAATTGTCAGCATTGGCCGCCTTCAGAATCCAAATCTTGTGCACTTACTTGGCTACTGCAGGCGTCAAGGTGAGCTCCTGTTAGTGTATGAGTACATGCCCAAAGGAAGCCTCGATAAGTACTTGTATGGTGAAGTGGACAACTCCACATTAAGTTGGGACCAAAGGATTTGGATCATCAGGGGCATTGCATCTGCATTGATTTATCTCCACGAGGAGTGGGAGAAAGTGGTCGTCCACCGAGACATCAAGGCAAGCAATGTGCTCCTCGATGATGAGTTGAATGCACGGTTGGGTGATTTCGGTCTAGCAAGGTTGTATGATCATGGTGTTGAGCAAGAAACTACTCGTGTCGTTGGCACCATTGGATACATTGCTCCGGAGCTAGCACGCACGGGCAAGGGTACTCCTCTTACCGACGTATTTGCCTTTGGTGTATTTATTCTGGAGGTCACTTGTGGACAAAGACCTATCATGCAGAGCACACAAGATGAGCAGGTCATGTTAGTTGATTGGGCGCTTGAGCATGTGCAACAAGGATCACTAGATGATGCAATAGATATAAGGCTTAAAGGGCAGTACAATGTCAGCGAGGCACATCTGGCACTGAAGCTAGGACTACTCTGCTCACACCCATTTGCATGTGCAAGGCCTAGCATGCGGCAAGTGATCCAATACCTAGATGGGCATATTGAACCACCACAGCTACCAGCACACCAGAGCTTCCAAGCACTAGCCTTGATGCAAAATGAAGGGTTCGATTCATACATCATGTCATATCCTTCATCAAAGAGTGTTGGCACAATGTCAAGCATTTCAGGAGGAAGATGA
- the LOC123145864 gene encoding transcription factor IBH1-like 1 — MQGSMQFKRALLKSLLLGLRESGVASREMGFLERKGAIRRAADVALASARGSDATRWSQALETQRRPSTSKRILRRCHRPRPRKAGTAARPRGSAGIVARAMVRKRTQVLKGIVPGVEGVDDECTLLGEALDYAVCLKAQVDVMQLLVRALQAPKQ; from the coding sequence ATGCAAGGCTCGATGCAGTTCAAGCGGGCGTTGCTCAAGAGCCTGCTCCTAGGTCTCCGGGAGAGCGGCGTCGCGTCGAGGGAGATGGGCTTCCTCGAGAGGAAGGGCGCCATCCGGCGCGCCGCCGACGTGGCCCTCGCCTCCGCCAGGGGCTCCGACGCGACGCGTTGGAGCCAGGCGCTGGAAACGCAACGTCGGCCGTCCACGAGCAAGAGGATCTTGAGGAGGTGCCACCGGCCGAGGCCGAGGaaggccggcacggcggcgaggccGAGGGGCTCGGCCGGCATCGTCGCGAGGGCCATGGTGAGGAAGAGGACGCAGGTGTTGAAAGGGATCGTCCCGGGAGTGGAAGGGGTGGACGATGAGTGCACGCTGCTGGGTGAAGCCCTGGACTACGCCGTGTGTCTCAAGGCTCAAGTTGATGTAATGCAGCTTCTGGTGAGGGCTCTTCAAGCTCCGAAACAATAG